The Mesomycoplasma ovipneumoniae genome window below encodes:
- a CDS encoding MSC_0621 family F1-like ATPase epsilon subunit: MESQLWNFRILTPENKTINFKDCKIYINIEQEKYFAPLEPFIVSNLDFSLIKIEISSGVFYFFAHKSLLFSLENSASIRLHDNLIFYKTDKKEYYIQKKSNQKSKKTLLHKLQMQANLELSSNLELYNSYILTKQENEQNRLMQLFFLVQTEVNYV; the protein is encoded by the coding sequence ATGGAATCACAACTTTGAAATTTCCGAATTTTGACCCCTGAAAATAAAACTATAAATTTTAAAGATTGCAAAATATATATTAACATTGAACAGGAAAAATATTTTGCACCACTTGAACCATTTATTGTCTCAAATCTTGATTTTTCGCTCATAAAAATCGAAATTTCTTCAGGGGTTTTTTATTTTTTTGCCCACAAATCATTACTTTTTTCCTTAGAAAACAGCGCTTCTATTCGGCTTCATGATAATTTGATTTTTTACAAAACTGATAAAAAAGAATATTATATTCAGAAAAAATCAAATCAAAAAAGCAAAAAAACACTTTTACACAAGTTGCAAATGCAAGCAAATTTAGAGCTAAGTTCAAATTTAGAATTGTATAATAGTTATATACTTACCAAACAAGAAAATGAACAAAACCGTTTGATGCAACTGTTTTTTTTAGTTCAAACCGAGGTGAATTATGTCTAA
- a CDS encoding diadenylate cyclase yields MNLDIVILIISALTLVLGLFFAVFFIYNHIKTLHKNKVSRSFVDLGISTQRKIVYELYFAVKYLSKNKVGAIITLQRNILLDSLRTDGVKIDSLINSSLLIAIFQKSSPLHDGAVIIVDDRILYASTYFSVSESTLEDRYGARHRAALGISEVSDSITVVVSEQSGEVVIVRDANFFKVTNLETFTEVLTKELNSSQTNTAKK; encoded by the coding sequence ATGAACTTAGATATTGTAATTTTGATAATTTCAGCATTAACCCTAGTTCTAGGTCTTTTTTTTGCAGTCTTTTTTATTTACAATCATATAAAAACATTGCATAAAAACAAGGTTAGTCGTAGTTTTGTTGATTTAGGCATATCTACACAAAGAAAAATAGTTTATGAACTTTATTTTGCAGTTAAATATTTGTCAAAAAATAAAGTCGGGGCAATTATCACTTTGCAGCGTAACATTCTTCTTGATAGTCTCCGTACTGACGGGGTAAAAATTGATTCTTTAATAAATTCCTCGCTTTTAATCGCTATTTTTCAAAAAAGTTCGCCATTGCATGATGGGGCAGTTATTATTGTTGATGACCGAATTTTGTATGCTTCGACATATTTTTCGGTTTCCGAATCAACACTTGAAGACCGATATGGCGCCCGACACCGGGCTGCATTAGGTATTTCTGAGGTTTCTGATTCAATAACGGTTGTTGTTTCAGAGCAAAGTGGTGAGGTTGTGATTGTTCGTGATGCAAATTTTTTTAAGGTTACAAATCTTGAAACTTTTACTGAAGTTTTAACAAAAGAACTAAATTCAAGTCAAACAAATACTGCTAAAAAATAA
- a CDS encoding MSC_0622 family F1-like ATPase gamma subunit translates to MNINEKKEKRDNFIKIYDLVSLNRNISLIQINLLLRTIRNVYEFFLIGQFLLAQFSPKRPFSTKLSLLTKKAFARQNINLWIYPSSNEKYTQNFFDQIETKILENYTEKDFIVPLGVRAINFAKKNNMKIITSFENLDNSFENSVKIGQVIEYGLKTRQFSSVKMAVYSNKIPNFIATIFPLNQFEFKMETSQETIDKFKANLDKVRFFPNFEEFYQTQIQTYFATSVQVLLLESQFIVYKNKLIHENTLLKEIEEKILRLKTTILKIERELEIEELNLIKSKPKGIF, encoded by the coding sequence ATGAACATAAATGAAAAAAAGGAAAAAAGAGACAATTTTATCAAAATTTATGATTTAGTTTCGTTAAATCGAAATATTTCTCTAATCCAAATTAATCTTCTTTTAAGAACAATAAGAAATGTTTATGAATTTTTCTTAATTGGACAGTTTTTACTTGCTCAATTTAGTCCAAAAAGACCATTTAGCACAAAATTATCACTACTAACAAAAAAAGCTTTTGCCCGTCAAAATATTAATCTTTGAATTTATCCTTCATCAAATGAAAAATATACCCAAAACTTTTTTGATCAAATTGAAACTAAAATTTTAGAAAATTATACTGAAAAAGATTTTATTGTTCCTCTTGGTGTTCGGGCAATTAATTTTGCAAAGAAAAACAATATGAAAATCATAACTAGTTTTGAAAATTTAGACAATTCTTTTGAAAATTCAGTAAAAATTGGTCAAGTTATTGAATATGGACTTAAAACTCGTCAGTTTTCATCAGTAAAAATGGCCGTTTATTCAAATAAAATCCCAAATTTTATTGCAACAATTTTTCCTTTAAACCAATTTGAATTTAAAATGGAAACAAGTCAAGAAACAATTGATAAATTCAAAGCTAACCTTGATAAAGTCCGTTTTTTCCCTAATTTTGAAGAATTTTATCAAACCCAAATTCAGACATATTTTGCTACATCCGTGCAGGTTTTACTACTTGAGTCGCAATTTATCGTCTATAAAAATAAACTTATTCACGAAAATACACTTTTAAAGGAAATCGAGGAAAAAATTTTACGTCTTAAGACAACAATTTTAAAAATTGAACGTGAGCTAGAAATTGAGGAACTAAACTTGATTAAGAGCAAACCGAAAGGAATTTTTTAA
- a CDS encoding IMCp domain-containing protein has protein sequence MNKTKTLRFYLTEICDEFHNEKDCYYRLKFAKETVGLFNSLVDVFLKIESLKTPVRLWVLRNKKFGSVISFPLAINFRSLSQEKKEQFIAKILADDPNFNLNESTQPNQKTSQPKNLTLDESQHFDLQSSKPKTNKEKPKTEILITENEKTIEEILYALKQNNTDHPIECPVCDNENHLEELNSECPCHLVELEIVESTDDLDQKDDKNSSLDNLENSEISAQDSHESNLEEDSETLEEFDQDQDQKDDLDPSDEDEQNLPKISPNLVFNQDISDEFDNKLLEKVDSVSQALVEKVSRHEFEDELLEKDNHSDHQSEDQINLSTKTSNNFDQEENHQIHSEYCDFSLENSDSSYSCQSCGHNKSCSWCQRYRTYLIEAQNCPACLDLFKKKNFNYLEKLAQLRLPVQTGLSFSKKEPKICKTCVHNALCSWCQRYRTYLNEAQNCPRCKAIFEAKNINISQKIRELAHPSYPSYLLKNPYFSNCVACNHNATCPWCQKYRTYLLEAKNCPACLAKFKQQNFDIDAKLNLLRDNSYFSHLASLKSTVNCKACNHNATCPWCQKYRTYLLEAKNCPACLAKFKEQNFDLDAKINLLRSNSYYNNLANNIKCKACFHNASCQWCQRYATYLLEAKNCPACLAKFKAQNFDLEKKLNELRTNDLQNLASLIWQQTYNSPCPACNHNFFCPKCRKLAAFYREARKCPACQAILKKKNIDLEKKIAELSFYPYYESRALLRYNLSHSDSLFNQNCASCLHVYSCRFCQKYRAFLLEAKNCPACKYLFAKKGISIDYLLKVINFWNHPDSFNHVDPLSVLKHGRPIVHEKIVEIVDIPKIEIVEPPQVEIVEIPQIVEIPQIVEPVLDYSWVKIHPYYPQIGTFELNKFPAIIPLFRGIVYQAFLDLNRSDHNSIVDDELFNTKRGFGGYNVQSGGVSVGLGDLSVDEATRVIAASTSSVDEDEEIIIVATEKSTIWGLPSYVLWFIVFALIAVIIVVVIMFILYGAGII, from the coding sequence ATGAACAAAACCAAAACTTTAAGATTTTATCTCACAGAGATTTGTGATGAGTTTCACAATGAAAAAGACTGTTATTATAGGCTAAAATTCGCAAAGGAAACCGTCGGTCTTTTTAACTCTCTAGTTGATGTTTTTCTAAAAATTGAAAGTCTTAAAACACCAGTTCGACTTTGAGTTTTACGTAATAAGAAATTTGGATCTGTAATTTCCTTTCCTTTAGCGATTAATTTTAGGTCACTTAGTCAAGAAAAAAAAGAACAATTTATAGCTAAAATTTTGGCTGATGACCCGAATTTCAACCTAAATGAATCAACTCAGCCAAATCAAAAAACTAGCCAACCTAAAAATTTAACTTTGGATGAATCGCAACATTTTGATTTACAAAGTTCAAAACCTAAAACAAACAAAGAAAAACCAAAAACTGAAATTTTAATTACTGAAAATGAGAAAACTATTGAAGAAATTCTCTATGCATTAAAACAAAACAACACTGATCATCCAATTGAGTGTCCAGTTTGTGACAATGAAAATCATCTTGAAGAGCTTAATAGTGAATGTCCTTGTCATTTAGTTGAGCTTGAAATTGTTGAATCAACAGATGACTTAGACCAAAAAGATGACAAAAATTCTTCTTTAGATAATTTAGAAAACTCAGAAATTTCAGCACAAGATAGTCATGAATCTAATTTAGAAGAAGATTCTGAAACTTTAGAAGAATTTGACCAAGACCAAGACCAAAAAGATGACCTGGATCCATCAGATGAAGATGAGCAAAATTTACCTAAAATTTCGCCAAATTTAGTTTTTAATCAAGATATTTCTGATGAATTTGACAATAAATTGCTTGAAAAAGTTGATTCAGTAAGTCAAGCATTAGTTGAAAAAGTTAGTCGCCATGAATTTGAAGATGAGCTGTTAGAAAAAGATAATCACTCTGATCATCAGTCCGAAGATCAAATTAATTTATCTACAAAAACAAGCAATAATTTTGATCAAGAAGAAAATCACCAAATTCATTCAGAATATTGCGACTTTTCTCTTGAAAATTCAGACTCATCTTATTCTTGTCAGTCTTGTGGACATAATAAAAGTTGCTCTTGGTGCCAAAGATATCGCACTTATTTAATTGAAGCTCAAAATTGTCCAGCTTGTCTTGATTTATTTAAGAAAAAAAATTTTAACTATCTTGAAAAACTCGCCCAATTAAGACTTCCTGTCCAAACAGGTCTTAGCTTTTCCAAAAAAGAGCCAAAAATTTGCAAAACTTGTGTTCATAATGCTCTTTGTTCTTGGTGCCAAAGATATCGCACTTATTTAAATGAGGCTCAAAATTGTCCTAGATGTAAGGCGATTTTTGAAGCTAAAAATATTAATATTAGCCAAAAAATTCGTGAACTTGCACATCCTAGTTATCCCTCTTATTTATTAAAAAACCCTTATTTTAGCAATTGTGTTGCTTGCAACCATAATGCAACTTGTCCTTGGTGTCAAAAATACCGTACCTATTTACTTGAGGCCAAAAATTGTCCAGCTTGCCTTGCTAAATTTAAGCAACAAAATTTTGACATTGATGCTAAGTTAAATTTACTTCGTGATAATTCATATTTTAGTCATTTAGCTTCATTAAAATCAACTGTAAATTGTAAAGCTTGCAACCACAATGCAACTTGTCCTTGGTGTCAAAAATATCGCACCTATTTACTTGAGGCCAAAAATTGTCCAGCTTGCCTTGCTAAATTTAAGGAACAAAATTTTGACCTTGATGCTAAAATAAATTTACTCCGAAGTAATTCATATTATAATAATTTAGCAAATAATATTAAATGTAAAGCTTGTTTTCATAATGCATCTTGCCAGTGATGCCAAAGATATGCAACTTATTTACTTGAAGCCAAAAATTGTCCAGCCTGCCTTGCTAAATTTAAAGCCCAAAACTTTGACCTTGAGAAAAAATTAAATGAACTTAGAACAAATGATCTCCAAAATTTAGCCTCACTAATTTGACAGCAAACTTATAATTCGCCTTGTCCAGCTTGCAATCATAATTTCTTCTGCCCTAAGTGCCGAAAATTAGCTGCTTTTTATCGTGAAGCGCGCAAATGTCCAGCATGTCAGGCAATCCTTAAAAAGAAAAATATTGATCTTGAGAAAAAAATTGCTGAACTTTCATTTTATCCTTATTATGAATCACGAGCACTTTTAAGATATAATTTGTCCCATTCAGACTCACTTTTTAATCAAAATTGTGCCTCTTGTTTACATGTTTATTCTTGCCGTTTTTGTCAAAAGTATCGCGCTTTTTTACTTGAGGCCAAAAATTGTCCAGCATGTAAATACCTTTTTGCCAAAAAAGGAATTTCAATTGACTATTTATTAAAAGTAATTAATTTCTGAAATCACCCTGATAGTTTCAATCACGTCGATCCACTTTCAGTCTTAAAACATGGTCGCCCAATTGTTCATGAAAAAATTGTTGAAATAGTTGATATTCCTAAAATTGAAATAGTTGAACCCCCACAGGTTGAAATAGTTGAAATTCCGCAAATAGTCGAGATCCCGCAAATAGTTGAGCCAGTTCTTGATTATTCTTGAGTCAAAATTCACCCTTATTATCCACAAATTGGGACTTTTGAACTGAATAAATTTCCAGCAATTATCCCATTATTCCGCGGAATTGTCTATCAAGCTTTCCTAGATCTCAACCGTAGTGATCACAATTCAATCGTTGATGATGAATTATTTAACACAAAACGTGGCTTTGGTGGTTATAATGTCCAATCTGGCGGAGTTTCTGTTGGTCTTGGCGATTTAAGTGTTGACGAGGCTACTCGAGTAATTGCCGCTTCAACTTCAAGCGTGGATGAAGATGAAGAAATAATTATCGTTGCAACTGAAAAGTCAACAATTTGAGGTCTCCCTTCTTATGTTTTATGATTTATCGTTTTTGCTTTGATTGCTGTAATTATTGTTGTTGTGATTATGTTTATTTTATACGGCGCTGGTATTATTTAA
- a CDS encoding Cof-type HAD-IIB family hydrolase, which translates to MIKKLIFSDIDGTLYCGDFSVDKETIDFLKNNKDNFTLILNTGNPLGSRILQIAKLLEIRYLLTSNGSLFSDLKEDRHTLINGPISQKSQDFVFKIAKDLDMQLNFWTSQKYFSFNFKEQNYSYFNYPLLDPENEVIFVDGPQKDVIKLELIGPSQNLEKAYKLLQEDGDLEAVLINNISIEISKKGTNKGNAVEFVAKTFGIDVRKTMTIGDSPNDISMLEKTNFSYAMANGYEIVKKTAKLHTSACDQQGLVYAIKDFLYRTKFD; encoded by the coding sequence ATGATTAAAAAATTAATATTTAGTGATATTGACGGAACTCTTTATTGCGGTGATTTTTCTGTTGATAAGGAAACAATTGATTTTCTAAAAAATAATAAAGATAACTTTACCTTAATTTTAAATACAGGCAATCCTTTGGGTTCAAGAATTTTGCAAATAGCAAAACTCTTAGAAATTCGTTACCTTTTAACTTCTAATGGCTCTTTATTTAGTGATTTAAAAGAGGACAGACATACTTTAATTAATGGACCAATTTCGCAAAAATCACAAGATTTTGTTTTTAAAATTGCCAAAGATTTAGATATGCAACTAAATTTTTGAACAAGCCAAAAATATTTTAGCTTTAATTTTAAAGAGCAAAATTATTCCTATTTTAACTACCCACTTTTGGATCCTGAAAATGAGGTAATTTTTGTTGATGGCCCACAAAAAGATGTAATAAAATTAGAACTAATTGGCCCAAGCCAAAATTTAGAAAAGGCTTATAAATTATTACAAGAAGATGGTGATCTTGAAGCAGTTTTAATTAATAATATAAGCATTGAAATTAGTAAAAAAGGAACAAATAAAGGAAATGCTGTTGAATTTGTAGCAAAAACTTTTGGAATTGACGTCCGAAAAACAATGACAATTGGCGATAGTCCTAATGATATTTCAATGCTTGAAAAAACTAATTTTTCTTATGCAATGGCAAATGGCTATGAAATTGTTAAAAAAACAGCAAAACTTCATACAAGCGCTTGCGATCAACAAGGGCTAGTTTATGCAATTAAAGACTTTTTATATCGAACAAAATTTGACTAA
- a CDS encoding MSC_0624 family F1-like ATPase-associated membrane protein: MNAVSPEAYRLNAKPAKKDKKNLARIFLRILFILLLLGLSTAIFFDARRSFLNIVDIDQNAPISRISSISLIFNPIDDEIREFIAPRVARSIFLLFFSIIFLFKGLKFLHLKNKTHKYIILSVYFFLSLVNLVVYFAWLTTEWSHILGISAQIFIYILLDYSLWLWLGRTDDKINYDYKKLFIFKHISLASAIVTSGTLFGIFASMVFSTPGKSSIPSVTYDNPIADWIYTFIAEVAKITNSLILIALLMGALVLVLLYYSPQIYFYRQSLIRLKKYTPALSALIFIAIGIFAYSVYITVYSITNFVQFLPFGNNIEPNYLPTIIGISVHVVLLIIYFVLNLSRLKNKIKDYQLNTLPFIFILLSFIASFVVSYLSYSVHETIWINSTQLVFFLTIYFALVRIKPEFPLWMKLMVSFFIVLYTIFNFIYLLNIDIYTSTVSQVKPEDYQRDLVSVFYIDYSFYFLGILTVLLAIFVLANLFVAIGKNTLILTTKNKPSQDQKENVENEKIGSS; this comes from the coding sequence ATGAATGCGGTTAGTCCTGAAGCTTATAGGTTAAATGCAAAACCAGCTAAAAAAGACAAGAAGAATTTAGCGCGTATTTTTCTTCGGATACTATTTATTCTGCTTTTACTTGGTTTAAGCACGGCAATTTTCTTTGATGCCCGTCGGTCATTCTTGAACATAGTAGATATTGACCAAAATGCGCCAATTTCAAGGATTTCAAGTATTTCGCTAATTTTTAATCCTATTGATGATGAAATTCGCGAATTTATTGCTCCAAGAGTTGCAAGATCAATTTTCCTGTTATTTTTTAGTATTATCTTTTTATTTAAAGGTCTAAAATTTTTACACCTCAAAAATAAGACGCATAAATACATAATTTTATCAGTATATTTTTTCCTTTCGTTAGTCAATCTAGTTGTTTATTTTGCTTGACTAACGACAGAATGGAGTCATATTCTTGGCATTTCTGCCCAAATTTTTATTTATATTTTACTTGATTATTCCCTTTGACTTTGACTAGGTCGAACAGATGACAAAATTAACTATGATTATAAGAAGCTTTTCATTTTTAAACATATAAGTTTAGCTTCTGCTATTGTTACATCAGGTACTTTATTTGGAATTTTTGCTTCAATGGTGTTTTCTACCCCTGGAAAATCATCAATTCCGAGCGTAACTTATGACAATCCAATTGCAGATTGAATTTATACTTTTATTGCTGAAGTGGCAAAAATAACTAATTCGTTAATTTTAATTGCACTTTTAATGGGAGCTTTAGTATTAGTTTTATTATATTATAGTCCTCAAATTTATTTTTACCGTCAAAGTCTTATTCGGCTTAAAAAATATACTCCAGCGCTCTCGGCCTTAATTTTTATTGCTATTGGAATTTTTGCATATAGTGTTTATATAACTGTTTATTCCATAACTAATTTTGTTCAGTTTCTTCCTTTTGGAAATAATATTGAACCAAATTATTTGCCAACAATAATTGGTATTTCGGTTCATGTTGTTTTATTAATTATTTATTTTGTTTTAAACCTTAGTCGATTAAAAAATAAAATTAAAGATTATCAATTAAATACGCTTCCATTCATTTTTATTCTTCTATCTTTTATTGCAAGCTTTGTTGTCTCATATTTAAGTTATTCAGTTCATGAAACAATTTGGATAAATTCAACTCAGCTAGTATTTTTCCTTACCATTTATTTTGCTCTAGTCAGAATTAAGCCCGAATTTCCGCTTTGGATGAAATTAATGGTAAGTTTTTTTATTGTTTTATATACAATTTTTAATTTCATTTATTTATTGAATATTGATATTTATACATCTACTGTTTCCCAAGTTAAGCCAGAAGACTACCAAAGAGATTTAGTATCAGTTTTTTATATTGACTATAGTTTCTATTTTCTTGGGATTTTAACTGTTTTACTAGCAATTTTTGTTTTGGCAAATTTATTTGTTGCAATTGGTAAAAATACTTTAATTCTAACAACAAAAAACAAACCATCTCAAGATCAAAAAGAAAACGTTGAAAATGAAAAAATAGGTTCGTCTTAG
- a CDS encoding DUF2714 domain-containing protein, with protein MKILGKKKQANPNQLDTKTEFRDYYDLINHPNFISFDALMNLTLLVSSQKAKSSMKEKYQKKVIDSYKSTTELVFKNFVISWQRSSRFGSKGLVPIIAQVESSNVRASNFYSDSSDSRFSALLSNLNTLAWDFIANKSRFVEVVEGCIVFLDPQTKTLKVIFSEVSLASSLEDQKDPNKKA; from the coding sequence ATGAAAATTTTAGGAAAGAAAAAGCAAGCAAATCCAAACCAACTTGATACAAAAACAGAGTTTCGCGACTATTATGATTTAATTAATCATCCCAATTTTATTAGTTTTGATGCACTAATGAATTTAACTCTACTTGTATCCTCACAAAAAGCAAAATCCTCGATGAAAGAAAAATACCAAAAAAAAGTTATTGACTCTTATAAGTCAACGACAGAATTAGTATTTAAAAATTTCGTAATTTCTTGACAACGCTCAAGTCGTTTTGGCTCAAAAGGGCTTGTTCCTATAATTGCTCAAGTTGAATCTTCAAATGTTAGAGCAAGTAATTTTTACTCAGATAGTTCTGATTCAAGATTTTCAGCACTACTTTCAAATTTAAACACGCTTGCTTGAGATTTTATTGCCAACAAAAGCCGTTTTGTTGAAGTTGTCGAAGGATGCATTGTTTTTCTAGATCCGCAAACAAAAACACTTAAAGTTATTTTCAGCGAAGTTTCTTTAGCATCAAGTTTAGAAGATCAAAAGGATCCAAATAAAAAAGCATAA
- the mgtE gene encoding magnesium transporter, protein MQNFEPKSSLLIDLVNNKKINQVRQYTNQKPLSEVAEEVSKFSQFQRLLFFRMLDTVTAGEIFTFFSPEIQSELVISLPNEMMNQLLDELYADEIAELLDEVPDNVAKRILRNIDPDTRKRVNQLLQYNSNQIGSFMSVDIVYLSNQLTCAQALEKIRKYKDISELVHYYYVVDSQKKIIGATTLEDIVFSDPNLNIEKIVFQVPFLVTTDKKEDAAEVFAKNDFSVLPVVNTAQRLIGMVTSDDIIDIVKEEATSDIYKLAGILPQEVEDSYLKTTIIQIVKSRVFWLIILMFGSTLSQFIIQKFTDAITENDAIKSIGLSSFITTIVSMIPVISGSAGNAGSQSATTIVRSISLKEINRSNFFSKVLLKEIGVGAVVGTVLMILNFLRLVIYFTLSGEIKNSQIPENSISNLTIRDYVLIISFASSFSLLTVIIFSKILGSIIPMIAKATKRDPAVMSAPILATVTDSISTLIFFGVTIIIFLLL, encoded by the coding sequence ATGCAAAATTTTGAACCAAAAAGTTCTTTGTTAATTGATTTAGTAAACAATAAAAAAATTAATCAAGTCCGTCAATACACAAACCAAAAACCACTTTCAGAAGTAGCTGAAGAAGTATCTAAATTTAGTCAATTTCAGCGTCTTTTATTTTTTAGAATGCTAGATACTGTCACTGCCGGTGAAATTTTTACCTTTTTTTCGCCAGAAATTCAATCAGAATTAGTCATCAGTTTGCCAAACGAGATGATGAATCAACTTCTTGATGAACTTTATGCTGATGAAATTGCCGAGCTTTTAGATGAAGTTCCTGATAATGTTGCCAAACGAATTTTGCGCAATATTGATCCAGATACAAGAAAACGAGTTAACCAACTTTTACAATATAATTCAAATCAAATCGGCTCTTTTATGTCGGTTGATATTGTTTATCTTTCAAATCAATTAACTTGTGCCCAAGCGCTTGAAAAAATCCGTAAATATAAAGATATTTCTGAACTTGTGCATTATTACTATGTTGTTGATTCGCAAAAAAAAATTATCGGTGCGACCACACTTGAGGATATAGTTTTTTCTGATCCTAATTTAAATATTGAAAAAATAGTGTTTCAAGTTCCTTTTTTAGTAACAACTGACAAAAAAGAAGATGCCGCTGAAGTTTTTGCTAAAAATGATTTTTCGGTTTTACCGGTTGTAAATACTGCCCAAAGATTAATTGGGATGGTTACAAGTGATGATATTATTGACATTGTTAAAGAAGAAGCAACAAGTGATATTTATAAATTAGCCGGAATTTTACCACAAGAAGTTGAGGATTCTTATCTTAAAACCACAATAATTCAAATTGTTAAATCCCGTGTTTTTTGACTAATAATTTTAATGTTTGGCTCAACTTTATCCCAATTTATTATTCAAAAATTCACAGATGCAATTACCGAAAATGATGCAATTAAATCAATTGGGCTTTCATCTTTTATTACCACAATTGTCTCAATGATCCCGGTAATTTCTGGATCAGCCGGAAATGCTGGCTCCCAATCAGCAACAACAATTGTCCGCTCAATTTCACTAAAAGAAATTAATCGTTCTAACTTTTTTTCTAAAGTTCTTTTAAAAGAAATTGGCGTTGGAGCTGTTGTTGGCACAGTTTTGATGATTCTGAATTTTTTGCGGTTAGTAATTTATTTTACCCTTTCAGGCGAGATCAAAAACTCGCAAATTCCCGAAAATTCAATCTCAAATCTAACAATCCGCGATTATGTTTTAATTATTTCTTTTGCCTCATCATTTTCACTTTTAACAGTAATTATTTTCTCAAAAATTCTTGGCTCAATAATTCCGATGATTGCAAAAGCGACAAAAAGAGATCCTGCTGTTATGTCAGCGCCAATTTTAGCGACTGTAACAGATTCAATTTCTACTTTAATATTTTTTGGTGTAACAATTATTATTTTTTTATTATTGTAG
- a CDS encoding phosphoglycerate kinase, which produces MIPTYKTKKFIDEIKFFNKKVLLRVDFNVPILEGKITSTKRITASLKTIEKIVTEGGKLIILSHLGRVKTPEDLKKKSLRIVAEELAKISQREVKFVAQNRGKEVEEAIDQLENGQILVLENTRFQDLENKAESKNDPELGKYWASLGDVFINDAFGTLHRAHASNVGIATYIKESAIGYLVKEELDALSKIIFKPQKPFYAIIGGAKISDKIGIISTLLEKADKVLIGGGMGYTFKKALGLKIGKSIVEEDKIDLALSLINKYSDKLILPLDAALSDKFEDVTPIYNEKNPLEIPDDLEGLDIGPMTIKLFESHLKDAKTILWNGTLGVAEFSNFATGTREIAKAIGKLENCYSVIGGGDSVAAIESEKLGDAFSHISTGGGASISFIEKGDLIGLGPIQEKA; this is translated from the coding sequence ATGATACCAACCTATAAAACTAAAAAATTTATTGATGAAATTAAATTTTTTAATAAAAAAGTTCTTTTACGTGTTGATTTTAATGTTCCAATTCTTGAAGGGAAAATTACTTCAACAAAAAGAATTACTGCGAGTTTAAAAACCATTGAGAAAATTGTTACTGAAGGTGGTAAACTTATAATTTTATCACACCTTGGTAGGGTTAAAACGCCCGAAGATTTGAAGAAAAAGTCACTACGAATTGTCGCCGAAGAGTTAGCTAAAATTTCACAAAGAGAAGTGAAATTTGTTGCTCAAAACCGTGGCAAAGAAGTTGAAGAAGCAATTGATCAACTTGAAAACGGACAAATTTTAGTGCTTGAAAATACAAGATTTCAAGATCTTGAAAACAAAGCTGAATCAAAAAATGATCCAGAACTTGGAAAATACTGAGCTTCATTAGGTGATGTTTTTATAAATGACGCCTTTGGAACACTCCACCGTGCTCATGCATCTAATGTCGGAATTGCAACTTACATCAAAGAATCAGCAATCGGTTATCTTGTAAAAGAAGAGCTTGATGCACTTTCAAAAATTATTTTTAAGCCACAAAAGCCTTTTTATGCAATTATTGGTGGGGCAAAAATTTCTGATAAAATCGGGATAATTTCAACCCTACTTGAAAAAGCTGACAAAGTTTTAATTGGTGGAGGAATGGGTTATACATTCAAAAAAGCCCTTGGACTCAAAATTGGAAAGTCAATTGTTGAAGAGGACAAAATTGATTTAGCTCTAAGTTTAATTAATAAGTACTCTGATAAATTAATTTTACCGCTTGATGCTGCTTTGTCTGATAAATTTGAAGATGTAACCCCAATTTATAACGAAAAAAATCCACTTGAAATTCCGGATGACCTTGAAGGTCTAGATATTGGTCCAATGACTATAAAATTATTTGAATCACATTTAAAAGATGCAAAAACTATTTTGTGAAATGGAACTCTTGGTGTTGCTGAGTTTTCTAATTTTGCCACCGGAACTCGTGAAATTGCAAAAGCAATCGGAAAACTTGAAAATTGCTATAGCGTAATTGGCGGTGGTGATTCAGTTGCAGCAATTGAATCTGAAAAATTAGGCGATGCTTTTAGTCATATTTCAACTGGTGGTGGTGCTTCAATTAGTTTTATTGAAAAAGGCGATCTAATCGGTCTAGGCCCAATTCAGGAAAAAGCCTAA